One stretch of Streptomyces sp. NBC_00443 DNA includes these proteins:
- a CDS encoding pyridoxamine 5'-phosphate oxidase family protein: MTIMDGARSPERRKQDVLDRLERETDIWVASADSDAVPCLVALWFVWDGESLWMATRPGNPTGRNLRIGGRTRLAFGDTRDVVLIDGDVEVHGADEVPAAAAEAFHAKTGWDPRNDSATYAYYRVLPRSVQAWHEQHELPQRHLMRNGMWLV; the protein is encoded by the coding sequence ATGACGATCATGGACGGGGCGCGCAGCCCCGAGCGCCGCAAGCAGGACGTTCTGGACCGGCTGGAACGGGAGACGGACATCTGGGTGGCCTCCGCGGACAGTGACGCGGTGCCGTGTCTGGTCGCGCTGTGGTTCGTCTGGGACGGCGAGTCGCTCTGGATGGCCACCCGCCCCGGCAACCCCACAGGGCGCAACCTCCGCATCGGCGGTCGGACCCGGCTGGCCTTCGGGGACACCCGGGACGTCGTCCTCATCGACGGCGATGTGGAGGTCCACGGCGCCGACGAGGTACCGGCCGCGGCTGCCGAGGCGTTTCACGCGAAGACGGGCTGGGATCCGCGGAACGACTCCGCGACGTACGCCTACTACCGGGTGCTGCCGCGCTCGGTGCAGGCATGGCACGAGCAGCATGAACTGCCGCAGCGGCACCTCATGCGAAACGGAATGTGGCTTGTCTGA
- a CDS encoding VOC family protein, with the protein MRHIALVTLVVDDYDEAIRFYTEALGFRLAEDTPRPDGSRWVVVAAGDRGTALLLARAKGDEQQARVGDQTGGRVGFFLHTDDFARDHARMLAAGVTFLEEPRHEPYGSVAVFQDLYGNRWDLLQPAG; encoded by the coding sequence ATGAGACACATCGCCCTGGTCACCCTCGTCGTCGACGACTACGACGAGGCGATCCGCTTCTACACGGAAGCCCTCGGCTTCCGGCTGGCCGAGGACACCCCGCGGCCGGACGGCTCCCGCTGGGTCGTCGTGGCGGCGGGCGACCGGGGCACCGCGCTGCTGCTGGCCCGCGCCAAGGGTGACGAGCAGCAGGCCCGGGTCGGCGACCAGACCGGCGGGCGCGTCGGGTTCTTCCTGCACACCGACGACTTCGCCCGCGACCACGCCCGCATGCTCGCCGCGGGCGTGACCTTCCTGGAGGAGCCCCGGCACGAGCCCTACGGCTCGGTCGCCGTCTTCCAGGACCTGTACGGCAACCGCTGGGACCTGCTCCAGCCCGCCGGCTGA
- a CDS encoding adenosine deaminase — translation MTATRVDADVIRRLPKAVLHDHLDGGLRPATVVELAEAVGHTLPTTDPDELAAWYFEAANSGDLVRYIATFEHTLAVMQSREGLLRTAEEYVLDLAADGVVYGEVRYAPELNTNGGLTLAEVVETVQEGLAAGMAKAAAAGTPVRVGTLLCGMRMFDRVREAADLAVAFRDAGVVGFDIAGAEAGFPAADHVDAFEHLRRENVPFTIHAGEADGLSSIHQALQVCGAQRIGHGVRITDDIVDGKLGRLAGWVRDRRVALEMCPTSNLQTGAATSIAEHPITALKDLGFRVTLNTDNRLVSGTTMTREMSLLVEQAGWTVEDLRTVTVNALKSAFVPFDERKALIEDVVLPGFASAL, via the coding sequence ATGACTGCTACGCGCGTAGACGCCGACGTCATCCGTCGCCTCCCCAAGGCCGTACTGCACGACCACCTCGACGGCGGCCTGCGCCCCGCCACCGTGGTGGAGCTCGCGGAGGCGGTCGGCCACACCCTGCCCACCACCGACCCGGACGAGCTCGCCGCCTGGTACTTCGAGGCCGCGAACTCCGGCGACCTGGTCCGCTACATCGCCACCTTCGAGCACACCCTCGCCGTGATGCAGAGCCGCGAGGGGCTGCTGCGCACCGCCGAGGAGTACGTCCTCGACCTGGCCGCGGACGGCGTCGTCTACGGCGAGGTGCGCTACGCCCCCGAGCTGAACACCAACGGCGGGCTGACCCTCGCCGAGGTCGTCGAGACCGTGCAGGAAGGCCTTGCGGCGGGCATGGCCAAGGCCGCGGCCGCCGGTACTCCGGTCCGCGTCGGCACCCTGCTGTGCGGGATGCGGATGTTCGACCGGGTGCGCGAGGCGGCCGATCTGGCTGTCGCCTTCCGGGACGCCGGTGTCGTCGGCTTCGACATCGCCGGTGCCGAGGCGGGCTTCCCCGCCGCCGACCACGTCGACGCCTTCGAGCACCTGCGCCGCGAGAACGTTCCCTTCACCATCCACGCCGGTGAGGCCGACGGCCTGTCCAGCATCCACCAGGCCCTCCAGGTGTGCGGCGCCCAGCGCATCGGGCACGGCGTGCGCATCACCGACGACATCGTGGACGGCAAGCTCGGCCGCCTCGCCGGCTGGGTGCGCGACCGCCGTGTCGCGCTGGAGATGTGCCCGACCTCCAACCTCCAGACCGGCGCCGCCACCTCCATAGCCGAGCACCCGATCACCGCGCTGAAGGACCTCGGCTTCCGCGTCACCCTCAACACCGACAACCGTCTGGTGTCCGGCACGACGATGACGCGCGAGATGTCCCTGTTGGTCGAGCAGGCCGGGTGGACGGTCGAGGACCTGCGCACGGTCACGGTGAACGCGCTGAAGAGCGCGTTCGTCCCGTTCGACGAGCGCAAGGCCCTCATCGAGGACGTCGTCCTGCCCGGTTTCGCGTCGGCGCTCTGA
- a CDS encoding mycothiol transferase — protein MHAKDILIDGYNRIQEEVHSTVEGLDPDDLHARPSPDANSVAWLIWHLTRVQDDHIADAFDLDQVWLTQDFQKTFGLDLPRHDTGYGHTAAKVAKVRVDSGDLLTGYYDAVHAQSLGALREVAAKDLERIVDERWDPPVSLGARLVSVLSDDLQHVGQAAYVRGLVVGS, from the coding sequence ATGCATGCGAAGGACATCCTCATCGACGGGTACAACCGCATCCAGGAAGAAGTCCACTCCACCGTCGAGGGCCTCGACCCCGACGACCTGCACGCCCGCCCCTCCCCCGACGCCAACTCCGTCGCCTGGCTGATCTGGCATCTGACCCGGGTCCAGGACGACCACATCGCCGACGCCTTCGACCTCGACCAGGTGTGGCTGACGCAGGACTTCCAGAAGACCTTCGGGCTCGACCTTCCGCGCCACGACACCGGCTACGGCCACACCGCGGCGAAGGTCGCCAAGGTACGGGTCGACTCGGGCGACCTGCTGACCGGCTACTACGACGCCGTGCACGCCCAGAGTCTGGGGGCGCTGCGCGAGGTGGCCGCCAAGGATCTGGAGCGCATCGTGGACGAGCGCTGGGATCCACCGGTCAGCCTGGGCGCGCGGCTGGTCAGCGTCCTGTCCGACGATCTCCAGCACGTCGGACAGGCCGCCTACGTACGCGGGCTGGTCGTGGGCTCCTGA